In Haliotis asinina isolate JCU_RB_2024 chromosome 16, JCU_Hal_asi_v2, whole genome shotgun sequence, the following are encoded in one genomic region:
- the LOC137268139 gene encoding dihydrofolate reductase-like, with protein MADFRLKLVVAVCQNGGIGKDGHLPWRLKKDMAFFKSITSSSTYSNKHNVVIMGRKTWDSIPAKFRPLKDRINIVLSRTMEQAPESVVLSRSLEEALEYTEKEVKDKIDSVFVIGGSSVYKEAIEGPWSTRVYLTRVLAEFECDTFMPSLEELNFKKTEGVENIPEGVHTDNGTDFVFEVYDKIV; from the coding sequence ATGGCAGACTTTCGCCTCAAACTCGTTGTTGCTGTATGTCAGAACGGTGGTATTGGAAAAGATGGGCACTTGCCGTGGAGGCTTAAGAAGGACATGGCGTTTTTCAAGTCCATTACATCAAGTTCGACCTATAGCAACAAACATAATGTGGTTATCATGGGTCGCAAGACATGGGATTCAATTCCCGCCAAGTTTCGGCCATTGAAAGACAGGATTAACATTGTGTTGAGCAGGACGATGGAGCAAGCTCCAGAAAGCGTCGTACTGTCGAGGAGTCTGGAGGAAGCACTGGAGTACACAGAGAAAGAAGTGAAAGACAAGATCGATTCCGTGTTTGTGATTGGCGGCAGTTCTGTGTACAAGGAAGCCATTGAGGGCCCTTGGAGCACGCGCGTGTACCTCACGAGAGTATTGGCGGAGTTTGAGTGTGATACTTTCATGCCTTCTCTGGAGGAGTTGAATTTCAAGAAGACCGAGGGTGTTGAAAACATTCCCGAAGGCGTACACACAGATAACGGGACAGACTTCGTGTTCGAAGTCTACGACAAGATTGTGTAG